The sequence GTGGGATAAGAGCTGGGACGGTACTGAATATGGCCGTGACTTTGATTTTTCGCGACCATTTTTTGCCCAATATGCTGAGTTATTGAGAGCAGTTCCTCATCCTAATTTACTTAATGATGCCTTGAGCAATGAAAATAGTGATTATGTAAATTGCACGATTAGCCTCAAAAACTGTTATATGCTTTCTGATGCAGGTAGCTCAGAAGATTGTTATTACAGCAATATTATCAATAGTTCCAAAAATTGTGTGGACTGCACCGCTGTAGTTGGCTCGGAAATGGGCTATGAGTTAATCGGTTCATTGAGTTGTTATAACAGTAAGTTTTTACTCAATTGTGATAACTGTCGAGACAGTGCTTTTTTGTATGCCTGTAAGTCTTGTAGCAATTGCTTTGGTTGCTACAATTTACGACATAAAGAGTACTGTTGGTATAATGAGCAACTGACGAAAGAAGAATTCGAAAAACGGCTAGCAAAAGTAGATTTAGGCAATTATGAGACTTACCAAAGACTTAAAGAAGACTTCTTAGTAAGGATACAAGCAGCACCAAGAGAATATGCCTTTCTCATGGGTAGTGAGAATTGTACGGGAAATGTTGTGGTCAGATCACACAATACGCATGTCGCTTTTGACTGTGATGGTAATCAAGATAGCAAATATACTATTTCCACCACCGGCATTCGTGACACTTATGATATTGAACATACTTATAATGCTGAGCTGTGCTTGGAAGTAATGGCTGCCACAAACATTTATCAAAACCTTTTCTCATTCTATACCATTAATAGTCAGAATATTTTTTATTCCTATCTAGCTTCCGCCGCCAGTAACTGTTTTGGCTGTGCCGGAATTAAGAATCAGCAATATTGCATTCTCAATAAAAAATATAGCAAGGAAGCATATGAAGAATTAGTGCCCAGAATTATTGAGCACATGAAAACAACTGGTGAATGGGGAGAATTCTTTCCTATGTCAGTATCTTTGCACGGGTATAATGAATCTCTGGCTGTAGATTATTTCCCATTAACGAAAGCAGAGGCATTAACAATGAGCGCTAATTGGAATGACTATGAAGCTCCCAAGCCCAGTGCCACTCAAGTACTAACAGCCAATCAATTGCCAGCTTCAATCCAAGAAGTCACAGACGAAATACTACAACAAGTGGTTCAATGTGCTAGCTCAGGAAAACTCTTCAAAATTACGAAACAAGAATTACAGTTCTACCGAGCCCATAATATCCCCTTACCCAGAGTATGCCATGATGTGCGTTATCAAGAGCGACTAAAATTACGTTTACCAAGACGGCTCTGGCCGAGACAATGTGATTGCCTAGAAAGTGGTCATGATCATACTGCTCGCTGTGAGCATCAATTTGAAACACCTTATGCTCCTGATCAACCAGAACGGATCTATTGCGAAAAGTGTTATCAAAAAGTAGTAACTTAAAGTCTTACTATGAAGCCAAACAAAATCATTTTCATCCATGGCAATGGTGCAATGCATTGGTCTTTTGCTTGGACCCCTTGGTTAAAAGTTGAGTTAACCAAGCTAAACATTCACACTACTTTCGAAACCTTTCCGGATTCAATATTAGCAAGGAAACAATACTGGTTATCTTTCTTAAAAGACTATCTCAAAGCGGATGAACATAGTCTATTGATTGGCTGGTCTTCAGGAGCTGTTGCCGCCCTCAGATATGCGGAATACAACAAAGTCTGGGGCTCTATCTTGATTGCACCTTGTTACACAGACTTAGGATTAGAGTCGGAAAAGATTAGCGGTTTTTATGATGAACCATGGAATTGGCAGAAAATCAAAAAACATCAGCAAAAGATTGCTCTATTTTACTCAAAAAACGATGAGCTTATCCCGCAAATAGAATTCCAGCATATCAAAAAGCAGTTGCAGCCTGATGAGGTATGTGAACTTGAGACCAATGGACATTTTATTCATCAGGAGACATTTCCGGAGATAGTGGCTTGTGTAAAAAAGTTTATAAATGGAGCAGCTGGGTAAGGGAATGGTTCATTGTTAGTGTTAAAGGAAGTCTGTTTATGGACTCCATCAGTATCAGATCCCTCCACGAGGTCGGGATGACGGTGGGAGCAAGATTGTTTTCCTAACTGATTTGTCAATTATTTTCTAATGGTTAAAAACTAACCAGAAGTTCTTTTCTATCAAACAGAAACTGACAAAATTGTTGATTAAACAAACTCACTCGATTGTCATCTCGACCTTGTGGAGAGATCTGATGGAAATGCAGATTTTCATTTTCCATCTGTTAAAATATTCAAAGTATTCTCTTTCTTTATGTTCTACGTTTACATCATTGCCAGCAAATCACGGGTAATCTATATAGGTGTTACCAACAATCTTAATCATCGAATAGAGGAACATAGAACTAATTATCATCCAAACTCATTCACTGCAAAATACAAATGTTATCGATTAGTCTATTTCGAACTTTTCCAGCAACCATTAGATGCTATTGCTCGAGAAAAGCAATTGAAACGGTGGAGTAGAAACAAAAAAGCAAACTTGATAGAACAAGAAAATCCTCATTGGGTAAATCTTGTTTAATCAATTGATTGAGAAGAATCTCGCATAAATCTCTCGTACATATTACGGATTACTTCTTCCTCTACTACACGATCACGTTTTTTATTTCTTTCTAAACACTCCTCAAGAGAAATATGAGTAAAATCTTTGATCTCTACAGTAGCCTTGCCTACTACTAAAGCTCTAATAGTACGTTCATATTCTGGATTGAGATTAGTATCATCGACAATAACATCTTTTCCTTGAGCCAATGCTTCTAATATTAACCAATTACGTGTCTTGGCCACCATAGCCTCAGAGGCTTCTGTTCTATAGGTATGATGGAGCATAGCCCGAATCTCATCCTTATTGGTGCGGATATACTTACCAGGAAATTGAGCTTGCATAGATTTTGCCCAAGTACTCTTCCCTGATCCCGGCAATCCTTTAGTAATAATTACTACAGGCATAATAATTAGAAATAGCTGTTCACACTATACCTATTTTACAAACTAGACTGCAATCCTGGTATAAACCTGTTCAGGAAGACCTGATAGCACATACCGTTTCTCTTGTGGTGAATGAATATAGGTAGTCACACTACAATTAGGAGGTGACGGTTCTAGCCTTTCATTAGCTTCTTTTCTCGTCCATCTTTCCAGAATAGCTCTAGCCACATGAATAGGTCCACCATGAGTAACAGCAATAACAGTTTTGTCTTTATGTTGCTCCATTACTCTTAATAACCAAGGCCGAACCTGGGTAATACCAACATCCTCCATACTTTTGCCTAAAGGAGGCCTAAAAAAGAATGGCCCATCTCTGGTTCTTTCATCCTCAAAATGAGGGTATGTGGCCAGAATCCTCTCTATCGACCACGATTTTGTTTCCCCAAAATCTCGCTCCGCTACTCCATCATCAACTTTTACCCCAGCTTTGATGGTATCGGGGATATCACAGCCAGCCATTTCATAATAACCATTGAGGATTTCACGCAAAGTACCTCTTGTTCGTGTGGTGTCGGAGCGATACAGTATAGCGTCAGCAATATCCCACTTACCTAATGTAGCTACCAGGAAAAGTTTTCTTCCTGTTTGTAATGCTTCAGTTATACCTGTGCTTGTTAAGGGAATTTCAGAATCAGGTACATCACCAAGCTCAGCCAAAACACTAGCAGCAAGCGCCCTACCATCAAGAGATAAGGCATTCCAAGCACTACGAGCATGACGAATAAGCATTATCCGTGTAGGTCCTTCATCCGCCTCTGGTAGTTCCTCAAAAACTGGTATGTCTTCAGCTGTCATAGTTAGTGCAAAGAATGAGAAATATACAATAAAAGAGCCATAGCAACAACCATGTCTATTTACTCACAACATCAATAAGCATTCGCCTGGCAGAAAACTGAATATAAGCTGCAGCAGCAGTTTGAGTGAATCCATGTACTTGCATACAAGCCCGAACTATAACTGGCCAAACAGCTTGAGCGCGAAGCAAACGCGTCCCATCCATTCCGTGTCCATTCCGTACCATAACACCATCAAAATCAACCAGTAGTCTCGAACCTGCTAAAATATCATCAAAACGCGGTTCTAATAAATCGCCCAGAGAGTTAATGGCATTAAGACACGTCATTTCCTGCTCAAATTCGATTAAATTATCTGCTTCAACTGCAGCTTCTCTAGCCCTCTGGCCTTCAGCGCTATACAAAGCAAATACTGGCACAACTTGAATCCGTGATTGTCTCATAAGATATCTTTCATGACCTGCATCGAGCATCCCTTGCCCCCGCAATACATTCTTATTAATTCTCTCTAGATTTTTACGAGAATCTTCAATTACCACCAACTTGATCTTGCCAGCATTTTCAGCCAACAGCCTATCCATATAAGCGCCCAAAGCATCAAGCTTTTGAGCGCTTATAATGCTACTGACACCTTTAGGAAAAGCCATTTTATTTTTGGCCAAAATGGCACCCAAATGTGTTGGTAACCTAGAGTTCATTACTTTTGCTGCCTGTATACCTGCTTCAATATCCCCAGTCGTCCACAGCACTAATTCTTCAATTGTGGTCCCATGTCTAGCAACAAACTCCGCCAAATGTTCAATCATTTCAGGGTACACGCAAGTTTTGATTGCCATACGACGCAAGCCTGTAACAATGCCATTACGGAAATCTTCATAAACCTCTGCACCCAAAGCTTGGTCTGGAACGATCATTCTCTCCCAGAGTAACCGTGCTAATTCTGTATATCTTAACTGGCCAACAATTTCGTCATGCAAAGTAAAAATCGCCTTGAATGTATCTTCATCAATTGGCGCCGATATAGGTAGTTGCGGTCCCCTGGGCCGAGGATATTGCCCAACTTTTATTTTCAATCCTGCCATCACTTGATCCCAGGACTGAGGCTTATCAACATGTTCATAAGAGTCAAATGCCATACTACTAATAATTAGTAAACTACATTATCAACAAAATCGCCATGGAGCAATGTCGTCCAAAGTTGGTTGACCCAAAAATAACATTGGCAGAAAATGAAACTAAATATAATTTCATTTTCTATGAAAGGAGGTGAAAAAATATGAAACTGATTACGCGTGACCCTTTCCAAGATATTAGTCAATTTTTTGATAATTCGCCCTTTTTAACTTGGCAAAATGGCACAGCCGATGTCGACATTTATGAAGAAGGCAACAATATCATGGCCAAGATCAATATTCCTGGTTTTGATAAAGAACAGATAAAAGTTGATGTGGATGATAATGCTCTCCATCTCTTAGCCAAAAAAGAAGAACAAAAAGAGGAAAAGAAGAAGAGATATTATCACCGAGAAATTAGCAGCGGTGGGATAGAACGATGGATACCCTTACCGAGCAAAGTAGCTGAAGATAAAATTGATGCTCATTATGAAAATGGCGTCTTGCAACTAACAATGCCAAAAGCTGGAGACAATCGAGAACGAAAGCTAATAGCAATTAAATAATACTTGCTGAGGAGTAAATCTTCTTTCAGATTTACTCCTCAAAGTACTTTTCAATAATTAAAGACTTTTGCCGTCAAAATGGTGAATTGAAATTTGATCCAAATCAATATCATCTAAACAACGCACATTAATCGCTCTCATCTTTTTCCCTTCAGCATCACTACCAGCACCAAAAGATAAAATACCGCAAAGGGAACAAAAATAGTGATGAATAACACGCTTGCCGAATTGATAATCAGTCAGCACATCTTCTCCAGATATGAGAGAGAATTTCTCTTCAGGAACAAAGACTAATAAACTACCGCGCTTGGCACAGATTGAACAATTACACGCCATCGCTTTTTCAATTTCGGCATCGACCTCAAAACGCACCTGCTTACAGTGACAGCTACCTGTGTATTTCATAGTTAGAGATTACTACTGTGGTTTTTTCATGTAATTCAACATCCAGTTGAAACCAAACTTATCAGTAAGCATGCCAAAAGTCGCCCCCCAAAATGCTTCAGTTAAAGGTTGCGTTACTGTACCACCAGCGGAGAGATTTTTGAAAAAAGTATTAATCTCTTCTTCGCTACTGCAATTGAGACATAAACTAATAGTATTGCCTTGAACCGCTTTTTCGGAGCCCATCATGTCTGATGCTAAAAGAATTAAGCTATCTTTGGTCAAACTAGCATGCATCACATTGTTGCTAGTCATACCCGGCATTTGCTGATCCATTGGCGACTCACCCACTGTTTGTATGATTAATTCACCACCTAGACATTCTTTATAAAAGTTCATAGCTGCACGACAATTACCAGCGAAAGCCAAATAAGGATTGAGTTGTGTCATAGAAAGTTCATTAGAAATAAACCAACAATAAACTAATAGAACTATTTCAAAATTTCAGCAAGTTTGTCCAAGAACTCATTCCAGCCAACGGCGCTTTGCTCTTTCATTTCACCTTCAAGTAGCCCCTCATGTCGTAAGGTGAATTTGGTTTTATCTCCCTCTATTTCCTCCAAGGTTATAGTCACCACTAAATCATTAGGCAAATCTGCCATGCCATAATATGAAGCCGGTACCACATTACCTTGCTCATCAGCGAAATTATCAGTAAATACAATCCGTTCCATCGGTACAA comes from Candidatus Abawacabacteria bacterium and encodes:
- a CDS encoding SRPBCC domain-containing protein, coding for MAESTGGSQALVISRVFNVARDKVWQAWADPQLVMRWWGPKGFTAPVCKADFRVDGKYLYCMRSPEGKDFWSTGIYQEIVPMERIVFTDNFADEQGNVVPASYYGMADLPNDLVVTITLEEIEGDKTKFTLRHEGLLEGEMKEQSAVGWNEFLDKLAEILK
- a CDS encoding alpha/beta hydrolase, with protein sequence MKPNKIIFIHGNGAMHWSFAWTPWLKVELTKLNIHTTFETFPDSILARKQYWLSFLKDYLKADEHSLLIGWSSGAVAALRYAEYNKVWGSILIAPCYTDLGLESEKISGFYDEPWNWQKIKKHQQKIALFYSKNDELIPQIEFQHIKKQLQPDEVCELETNGHFIHQETFPEIVACVKKFINGAAG
- a CDS encoding histidine phosphatase family protein, yielding MTAEDIPVFEELPEADEGPTRIMLIRHARSAWNALSLDGRALAASVLAELGDVPDSEIPLTSTGITEALQTGRKLFLVATLGKWDIADAILYRSDTTRTRGTLREILNGYYEMAGCDIPDTIKAGVKVDDGVAERDFGETKSWSIERILATYPHFEDERTRDGPFFFRPPLGKSMEDVGITQVRPWLLRVMEQHKDKTVIAVTHGGPIHVARAILERWTRKEANERLEPSPPNCSVTTYIHSPQEKRYVLSGLPEQVYTRIAV
- a CDS encoding AAA family ATPase, which produces MPVVIITKGLPGSGKSTWAKSMQAQFPGKYIRTNKDEIRAMLHHTYRTEASEAMVAKTRNWLILEALAQGKDVIVDDTNLNPEYERTIRALVVGKATVEIKDFTHISLEECLERNKKRDRVVEEEVIRNMYERFMRDSSQSID
- a CDS encoding Hsp20/alpha crystallin family protein, which encodes MKLITRDPFQDISQFFDNSPFLTWQNGTADVDIYEEGNNIMAKINIPGFDKEQIKVDVDDNALHLLAKKEEQKEEKKKRYYHREISSGGIERWIPLPSKVAEDKIDAHYENGVLQLTMPKAGDNRERKLIAIK
- a CDS encoding GFA family protein, with product MKYTGSCHCKQVRFEVDAEIEKAMACNCSICAKRGSLLVFVPEEKFSLISGEDVLTDYQFGKRVIHHYFCSLCGILSFGAGSDAEGKKMRAINVRCLDDIDLDQISIHHFDGKSL
- a CDS encoding GIY-YIG nuclease family protein, translating into MFYVYIIASKSRVIYIGVTNNLNHRIEEHRTNYHPNSFTAKYKCYRLVYFELFQQPLDAIAREKQLKRWSRNKKANLIEQENPHWVNLV
- a CDS encoding VOC family protein; translation: MTQLNPYLAFAGNCRAAMNFYKECLGGELIIQTVGESPMDQQMPGMTSNNVMHASLTKDSLILLASDMMGSEKAVQGNTISLCLNCSSEEEINTFFKNLSAGGTVTQPLTEAFWGATFGMLTDKFGFNWMLNYMKKPQ